One stretch of Muribaculum intestinale DNA includes these proteins:
- a CDS encoding DUF86 domain-containing protein, whose protein sequence is MREKLRDSGRLRHMLHAMENICRFMSDKTLDDFEVDSLLYYAVIKNLEIIGEAAYMLTPEFKETHQSTPWNQIIGMRHFLVHGYYQIDSHEGWNTIKNDLRPLRIQLLQYLEELD, encoded by the coding sequence ATGAGAGAAAAACTGCGTGATTCCGGCCGACTTCGCCACATGCTTCATGCGATGGAAAATATCTGCCGGTTTATGTCAGATAAGACTCTTGATGATTTTGAAGTTGATTCATTGCTATATTATGCGGTAATCAAGAATCTTGAAATTATCGGAGAGGCTGCCTACATGCTGACACCGGAATTTAAGGAAACACATCAGTCAACCCCCTGGAATCAGATTATAGGAATGCGTCATTTCTTAGTACATGGTTACTACCAGATTGACTCTCATGAAGGATGGAACACCATAAAGAATGATTTGCGACCCCTAAGAATTCAGCTTTTACAGTACCTGGAGGAGTTGGATTAA
- a CDS encoding glycosyltransferase family 2 protein, with amino-acid sequence MKISIITATWNSGATLRDTLESVLQQSYTNYEILIIDGGSSDNTHDIVEEYIPKFDGRLHWHTGKDKGLYDAMNKGIARATGDIIGILNSDDFYADSDVLSRIAEECRNVEAVYGDLDFVDASDTSRVVRQWRGSQHRPGAFLKGWHPAHPTFYARRKCYERLGGFDISFDVSADFELMLRFLEANRLSNRYIPHTFVKMRMGGESTGSIGKIIQGNKNVLRAFRKNGFKVPPFYLLRRLAPKALNLIKNKMHI; translated from the coding sequence ATGAAAATATCCATTATCACCGCTACGTGGAATAGCGGTGCGACTCTCCGTGACACATTAGAAAGTGTGCTTCAGCAATCATATACGAACTATGAGATTTTGATAATCGACGGCGGATCGTCCGACAATACTCACGATATTGTAGAGGAATACATTCCGAAATTTGATGGTCGTCTGCATTGGCATACCGGCAAAGACAAAGGACTGTATGACGCAATGAACAAGGGTATAGCCCGTGCTACCGGCGATATAATCGGAATTCTTAATTCCGACGACTTTTATGCTGATTCGGATGTTCTGTCACGAATTGCCGAAGAATGTCGGAACGTCGAGGCGGTTTATGGAGATCTTGATTTTGTCGATGCCTCCGATACATCAAGAGTCGTACGACAGTGGCGAGGGTCTCAGCATCGGCCGGGCGCATTTCTGAAGGGGTGGCATCCCGCTCATCCTACATTTTATGCCCGTCGTAAATGCTACGAAAGATTAGGCGGCTTTGACATTTCATTTGATGTCTCCGCCGACTTTGAGCTAATGCTCCGTTTCTTGGAGGCTAATCGTCTTTCTAATCGCTATATTCCCCATACATTCGTAAAGATGCGCATGGGAGGCGAGAGCACAGGCTCTATCGGCAAAATCATTCAAGGAAACAAGAATGTGCTTCGTGCATTCCGCAAAAATGGGTTCAAGGTGCCGCCTTTCTATTTACTCCGTCGCCTTGCTCCAAAAGCCTTGAATCTAATCAAAAACAAAATGCATATTTAA
- a CDS encoding glycosyltransferase, with translation MMPTLLQINVTANWGSTGKIAEDIGRIAIEAGWESWIAYGRGNPHSQSKLIRIGTDFDMNLHGLQTRLFDNHGLASNKATKHFIKQIKAINPDIIHLHNIHGYYINYEILFDYLKEWGGPVVWTLHDCWTITGHCSHFVTANCDKWKATCYNCPLKKEYPASFLFDRSKKNHKIKKEKFTSLDNLILIPVSNWIDNLLKESFFKFTTTRVIHNGIDLTAFCPKEPSSFNIDKYAIPANKKYVLGVAGTWTKDKGLYDFYQLRKILSEDIGIVLVGVSDKISDNLPAGIIGIKRTESIHELSLLYSNAIAFINPTWADTYPTTNLESIACGTPVITYRTGGSPESVNQSIGLVVEQGDIEGLNNAIMEIINCTNVRFKQSTCRDYALKNFDKEAHFKEYFEIYNNLINPKS, from the coding sequence ATGATGCCAACACTTCTACAAATTAATGTCACAGCCAATTGGGGATCTACAGGTAAAATAGCCGAAGATATAGGGAGAATTGCTATCGAGGCCGGATGGGAGAGTTGGATTGCATATGGAAGGGGCAATCCACACAGTCAATCCAAACTAATTCGCATAGGTACCGACTTTGACATGAATCTCCATGGCCTGCAGACTCGTCTATTTGATAATCATGGATTAGCATCAAATAAAGCTACAAAACATTTTATCAAACAAATTAAGGCCATTAATCCGGATATCATTCATCTCCATAATATACACGGCTATTACATAAACTATGAGATATTATTCGATTATCTCAAAGAATGGGGTGGCCCAGTAGTATGGACATTACACGACTGCTGGACTATTACGGGGCATTGCTCTCACTTTGTAACGGCCAATTGTGATAAATGGAAAGCAACCTGCTACAATTGCCCCCTAAAAAAAGAATATCCAGCTTCATTCTTATTTGATCGGTCAAAGAAAAATCACAAGATTAAAAAAGAGAAATTCACATCACTCGATAATCTAATCTTAATTCCAGTCAGCAATTGGATTGATAATCTCTTAAAGGAATCATTTTTTAAATTTACCACTACAAGAGTAATTCACAATGGCATAGATTTGACCGCATTTTGCCCTAAAGAACCATCGTCTTTTAACATTGATAAATATGCTATTCCGGCCAATAAAAAATATGTATTAGGTGTTGCCGGAACCTGGACAAAAGACAAGGGATTATATGATTTTTACCAACTTCGTAAAATTCTGTCTGAGGATATTGGAATTGTACTTGTCGGAGTCTCCGATAAAATAAGTGACAATTTACCTGCCGGTATAATAGGAATTAAGCGCACAGAAAGCATACACGAATTAAGTCTTCTATATTCAAATGCGATAGCATTTATTAATCCAACCTGGGCAGACACATATCCTACCACAAATTTAGAATCAATCGCATGTGGTACTCCAGTCATTACTTATAGAACCGGAGGCTCTCCTGAATCGGTCAATCAGTCTATTGGATTAGTCGTAGAGCAGGGTGATATTGAAGGCTTGAATAATGCAATAATGGAAATCATAAATTGTACGAATGTGCGTTTCAAGCAATCAACCTGTAGAGACTATGCACTTAAAAATTTCGATAAAGAAGCTCATTTTAAAGAGTACTTTGAGATATATAATAATCTCATAAACCCAAAAAGCTGA
- a CDS encoding O-antigen polysaccharide polymerase Wzy, with the protein MAVIKYDWITFGYQLLGPFTFFIPRSIWSSKPLGSGHQFTTLYHASHTNVSMPYWAEGFVNFGFWGIILFSIILAYVCAKLDSLYWYKWKDKFNKEAGIYLIFIGSSIFILRGDLLSSTAYCVGTILCFIFTISLCSKVLRKY; encoded by the coding sequence ATGGCTGTAATAAAATATGATTGGATTACATTTGGATATCAGTTGCTTGGACCTTTTACTTTTTTTATCCCACGATCGATTTGGTCTTCAAAACCATTAGGAAGCGGTCATCAATTTACGACATTATATCATGCAAGTCATACAAATGTTTCAATGCCTTATTGGGCAGAAGGATTTGTAAATTTTGGTTTTTGGGGCATTATATTATTTTCTATAATCCTTGCATATGTATGCGCAAAGTTAGATTCGCTATATTGGTATAAATGGAAAGACAAATTTAACAAAGAAGCAGGTATATACTTGATTTTTATAGGCTCAAGTATATTTATTTTACGAGGTGACTTATTGAGCAGCACAGCATATTGTGTGGGTACAATATTATGTTTCATATTTACTATATCGCTATGTTCCAAGGTGTTAAGAAAATATTAA
- a CDS encoding phosphorylcholine transferase LicD, which yields MIDYTTQLKLRQQFNPDGSPLRQLQIRLLDLLRFFDDFCNEHGIKYWLSSGTCLGAIRHGGFIPWDDDVDVEMLDEDYQKLLYEFGIHSKGNYVIQSQLNDENYIMPFAKLRDLNTVISEKFGYDKKYKYKGLFIDIFHLTKSNSYWAHRIAGIIYWRSIYCDNNLISKVKKSIFKCVYITIYPILKLIDSLKNTSILRHKLGSSYHAKREYKDIFPLKYVRFENLLLPVPNNYESYLSKIYGDYENLPDLNSIHTHITDYKVIK from the coding sequence ATGATTGATTACACTACCCAATTAAAACTGCGGCAGCAATTTAATCCTGATGGATCTCCTCTAAGACAACTTCAAATTCGACTGTTAGATTTGTTGCGTTTTTTTGATGATTTTTGTAATGAACATGGTATCAAATATTGGCTTTCGTCAGGAACATGTCTTGGAGCTATAAGGCATGGCGGTTTTATTCCATGGGACGATGATGTTGATGTAGAGATGTTGGATGAAGACTATCAAAAATTATTATATGAATTTGGAATTCATTCAAAGGGAAATTACGTGATTCAATCTCAACTAAATGACGAAAATTATATAATGCCATTTGCAAAATTACGAGATTTAAACACTGTTATAAGTGAAAAATTCGGATATGATAAGAAATATAAATATAAAGGATTGTTTATTGATATATTTCATTTGACTAAATCCAACTCATATTGGGCGCACCGTATTGCAGGGATAATATATTGGAGAAGTATATATTGTGACAATAATCTTATATCCAAAGTCAAGAAGTCAATTTTTAAATGCGTATATATTACCATTTATCCAATTTTAAAATTGATAGATTCTCTAAAAAATACCTCCATACTTAGGCACAAATTAGGGTCTTCATATCATGCAAAAAGAGAATATAAGGATATATTCCCTTTAAAATATGTCAGATTTGAAAATTTATTACTACCGGTCCCGAATAACTATGAATCTTATTTATCAAAGATATATGGTGACTATGAAAATTTGCCAGACTTAAATTCGATACATACGCACATAACTGACTACAAGGTTATTAAGTGA
- a CDS encoding lipopolysaccharide biosynthesis protein: protein MSESLGNKATVGAVWATIDRFGSMTLQFIVNLIMARLLVPADFGAIGMLAIFIAVSQTLIDGGFSSALIQKKEPSQTDYSTIFFWNIFFSACLYLILFISAPLIAGFFNMPVLSSVLRVIGLNLILTAVIAIQTTRLRKSLAFRSIAITNISAYILGGACAVTYAYNGGGIWSLVMMQILYGLFSILILWIITRWHPSAVFSRQTMKELFGFGGYIMAANLLQTICQNIQGVIIGHRFSATQTGYYSQAYKLDQITSYSIPQVIVQVMYPVYSSIQDERKRLCDMLLMNIRVISYIIFPMLALLILVAHDLIEFLYGEQWLPSVPYFRILCVGGIFVCLQNINFYAVAAVGKSKSLFMWSFYKWGFLLLAVIIGAQFGMDGIMWGMVLSSANIYVVNAAIVQRYIHLDIKKQIQTILPTGLITILSFICSFVIKDLVSTNDFLIPAMCFFCLYILLSSRLKASTETYQLIRRLNYKK, encoded by the coding sequence ATGTCTGAATCATTAGGAAATAAAGCGACTGTCGGAGCTGTGTGGGCCACCATTGACCGGTTTGGCTCAATGACGTTGCAGTTTATCGTCAATCTGATTATGGCCAGATTGCTCGTGCCTGCTGATTTCGGAGCAATCGGAATGCTTGCGATTTTTATCGCAGTGTCTCAGACTCTTATCGATGGGGGCTTCAGCTCCGCACTTATTCAGAAAAAAGAACCCTCACAGACCGATTATTCCACAATATTCTTTTGGAATATTTTCTTCTCGGCCTGCCTCTACCTGATTCTTTTCATATCTGCTCCCCTTATCGCCGGATTTTTCAATATGCCGGTTCTGTCCTCTGTCTTGCGAGTGATAGGGCTGAATCTTATTCTCACAGCAGTAATCGCCATTCAGACAACACGGCTCCGTAAATCGCTGGCATTCCGTTCGATTGCAATAACCAATATTTCGGCCTATATACTTGGAGGCGCATGTGCCGTCACCTATGCATACAATGGTGGCGGAATCTGGTCGCTCGTGATGATGCAGATTCTATATGGTTTGTTCAGCATCCTTATATTATGGATAATAACCCGATGGCATCCATCTGCCGTATTCTCACGACAGACAATGAAAGAACTGTTCGGCTTTGGCGGTTATATTATGGCGGCCAATTTATTACAGACAATATGCCAGAATATCCAGGGTGTGATAATCGGACACCGCTTCTCCGCTACTCAGACCGGTTATTACTCCCAGGCATATAAATTGGATCAGATTACCAGTTATTCTATCCCTCAGGTCATTGTTCAGGTAATGTATCCTGTATATTCTTCCATACAGGATGAACGCAAACGGCTATGCGACATGTTATTGATGAACATACGTGTAATATCATATATTATCTTCCCAATGTTGGCATTGCTGATATTAGTCGCACATGACCTTATTGAGTTCCTATATGGCGAGCAATGGCTCCCCTCGGTACCATATTTCAGAATTCTTTGTGTAGGCGGTATATTTGTATGTCTGCAGAATATTAATTTTTATGCAGTCGCGGCCGTAGGCAAAAGCAAGTCCCTGTTTATGTGGAGTTTCTATAAATGGGGATTTCTGTTATTGGCGGTAATAATAGGAGCTCAATTCGGCATGGATGGAATAATGTGGGGTATGGTTCTAAGTAGTGCAAATATATATGTAGTAAATGCGGCTATTGTACAAAGATATATACATTTAGATATTAAAAAACAAATACAGACCATCTTGCCTACAGGACTGATTACAATTCTAAGTTTTATATGTAGTTTTGTTATAAAAGATTTAGTATCTACAAATGATTTCTTAATACCTGCGATGTGTTTCTTTTGCCTCTATATCTTGCTTTCATCCCGGTTAAAGGCTTCTACAGAAACTTATCAATTAATACGCCGATTAAATTATAAAAAATGA
- a CDS encoding ornithine cyclodeaminase translates to MRYISSEAIANLNISPSTCVDWVREAFLMKNRCQLPPKISLHPQGNDFFNTMPCMLPSEYHTFGCKVVSRIKGSFPALKSEMMLFDSLSGEMTALMNCDWITAMRTGAVAALAINTLRKSDAKIYSIVGLGVIGHAVLDCILATNSDIVVRLMRYKDHAEKTIGQYSGYPNVAFEIADTMEHLVCDADVVISCITDADGLLVPDINLFKPGVLVVPVHTRGFQNCDTVFDKVFADDEGHVKGFKYFSQFREFGELGDVLSGRIAGRANDDERILSYNIGLGLHDVLYGHKILNLINV, encoded by the coding sequence ATGAGATACATAAGTTCTGAGGCAATAGCAAATCTAAATATCTCGCCATCTACATGTGTGGATTGGGTGCGTGAGGCCTTTCTAATGAAAAATAGATGTCAGCTTCCGCCAAAGATATCATTGCATCCACAAGGCAATGATTTCTTCAACACAATGCCCTGTATGCTTCCGTCCGAATACCACACATTCGGATGCAAGGTCGTCTCTCGCATAAAAGGCTCATTCCCGGCTCTAAAAAGCGAAATGATGCTGTTCGATTCTCTTTCAGGAGAAATGACAGCATTGATGAATTGCGACTGGATTACAGCCATGCGAACCGGAGCTGTAGCCGCATTAGCAATTAATACCCTACGCAAGTCAGATGCAAAAATATATTCCATAGTCGGATTAGGCGTTATCGGTCATGCTGTTTTGGATTGTATTTTAGCTACAAATTCCGATATTGTAGTCAGGCTGATGAGATATAAAGACCATGCTGAAAAAACGATTGGGCAATATTCCGGTTATCCGAATGTTGCATTTGAAATAGCTGACACAATGGAGCATCTTGTTTGCGACGCGGATGTTGTCATCTCTTGTATAACTGATGCAGACGGACTGCTTGTACCGGATATAAATCTCTTCAAGCCCGGAGTCCTTGTAGTGCCGGTGCATACACGTGGCTTTCAGAACTGCGATACTGTTTTTGACAAGGTATTTGCAGATGATGAAGGGCATGTAAAAGGATTCAAATACTTCTCCCAGTTCCGTGAATTCGGCGAGTTAGGAGATGTCCTTTCCGGAAGAATTGCCGGCAGAGCCAATGATGATGAACGCATACTATCCTATAATATCGGTCTTGGACTGCATGATGTTCTGTATGGTCACAAGATTCTGAATCTTATTAATGTCTGA
- a CDS encoding aminotransferase class I/II-fold pyridoxal phosphate-dependent enzyme: MQAIILAAGMGRRLGEFTANNTKCMLEVNGIRLIDRMLSQLSMLELSRIIIVIGYEGQNLKNYLTKNYPDWNIEFVENRVYDKTNNIYSLWLARGYMSEDDTLLLESDLIYEDAILKAAVDCPNPNVALVSKYETWMDGTMVRINDELDIVNFIPKAAFKYSDTGFYYKTVNIYKFSRDFIVNHYLPFLDAYIKVLGENEYYEQVLRVITLIDKCGIKALPITGLNWYEIDDVQDLRIAETIFATPEEKLKKIQHSFGGYWRYPGLIDFCYLVNPYFPRPRMVDEMKANFETLLREYPSGMGVNSLLAGKYFAIKQKYVVVGNGAAELIKALMESHEGKFGVTYPTFEEYPNRYDSSQLIKFHPSNPDLSYTADDLMAFFSDKDIKSLLLVNPDNPSGNFICFDDLLRLADWAQKSQIQLVVDESFVDFSDNGINDTLLKNEILEQFPTLCVMKSISKSYGVPGLRLGIFASANEHLISSLKKDVAIWNINSFAEFYMQIFGKYEKDYVRACDKFREERAIFQTELEAIPYLHVVPSQANYFLCEITDRFTSYELTLKLLTDYNILIKDCSSKKGFGESNRQYVRIAIRDRKDNSYLIDTLSRI, from the coding sequence ATGCAAGCTATAATCTTAGCGGCCGGTATGGGCCGTCGTTTAGGAGAATTTACAGCCAACAATACCAAGTGTATGCTTGAGGTGAATGGCATTCGACTTATAGACCGAATGTTAAGCCAGTTGTCAATGTTGGAATTGTCACGAATAATCATCGTAATCGGCTATGAGGGACAGAATTTAAAGAATTATCTGACCAAGAACTATCCGGACTGGAATATCGAGTTTGTCGAGAATCGAGTATACGACAAGACTAATAATATATACTCGTTATGGCTTGCACGCGGATATATGAGTGAAGATGACACTCTATTATTGGAGTCGGATCTGATTTATGAAGATGCGATATTAAAAGCCGCAGTCGACTGCCCGAATCCAAATGTTGCACTTGTCTCCAAATACGAGACATGGATGGACGGCACAATGGTGCGCATCAATGACGAACTTGACATAGTCAACTTTATCCCGAAGGCTGCATTCAAATACAGTGATACAGGATTCTATTATAAGACCGTAAATATCTATAAATTCAGTAGGGATTTCATCGTCAACCATTATCTTCCGTTCCTTGACGCCTATATAAAAGTCTTAGGCGAAAATGAATACTACGAACAGGTATTGCGCGTCATCACCTTAATAGACAAATGCGGCATAAAAGCCTTGCCAATAACCGGCCTTAACTGGTATGAAATCGATGATGTTCAGGATTTACGCATAGCGGAGACCATATTCGCCACACCGGAAGAGAAATTAAAGAAGATTCAGCATAGCTTCGGCGGATACTGGCGCTATCCCGGTCTGATTGATTTCTGTTATCTGGTCAATCCATATTTCCCACGCCCCCGCATGGTTGATGAAATGAAGGCAAATTTTGAGACTCTACTGAGGGAATATCCCTCCGGAATGGGTGTCAACTCACTGTTGGCAGGTAAATATTTTGCCATCAAACAAAAATATGTCGTTGTAGGCAACGGGGCCGCCGAACTCATCAAAGCCCTTATGGAAAGCCACGAAGGGAAATTCGGCGTGACATATCCGACATTTGAGGAGTATCCGAATCGCTACGACAGCAGTCAGCTGATAAAATTCCATCCGTCGAATCCCGACCTGTCGTATACAGCCGATGATTTGATGGCATTCTTTTCCGATAAAGACATCAAGTCGCTACTATTGGTAAATCCCGACAATCCTTCCGGCAATTTTATATGTTTTGACGATTTGCTCAGACTTGCCGACTGGGCTCAGAAATCACAGATACAATTAGTGGTTGACGAGTCTTTTGTCGATTTCTCCGACAATGGCATCAACGATACCCTGCTGAAAAATGAGATTCTCGAACAGTTCCCGACCCTGTGTGTCATGAAGAGCATATCCAAATCATATGGAGTGCCGGGGCTACGTCTTGGAATTTTTGCATCAGCCAACGAGCATCTGATATCAAGTCTAAAGAAAGATGTCGCAATCTGGAATATCAACTCATTCGCTGAATTCTATATGCAGATATTCGGCAAATATGAAAAGGATTATGTCCGCGCATGTGATAAATTCCGCGAAGAACGCGCTATTTTCCAAACTGAACTTGAAGCTATACCCTATCTTCATGTAGTGCCATCACAGGCTAACTATTTCCTCTGTGAAATCACTGATCGCTTTACGTCATATGAGCTAACGCTCAAACTCCTTACTGACTATAATATCCTAATAAAGGACTGCTCGTCAAAAAAAGGTTTCGGAGAGAGCAACCGTCAATACGTACGTATAGCCATCCGCGACCGAAAAGACAATTCATATCTCATTGACACCCTTAGCCGAATTTAA
- a CDS encoding malate dehydrogenase: protein MDFLTDEKLVIVGAAGMIGSNMAQTAAMMRLTPNICLYDTYAPGLEGVVEEMYHCGFKGINFTFTSDIATAFKDAKYIVSSGGAARKAGMTREDLLKGNAQIAEQLGKDIRSYCPDVKHVVVVFNPADITGLVTLIYSGLKPSQVSTLAALDSTRLRSELSKYFHIPADEIVNSRTYGGHGEQMAVFASTTTVAGQPLSEIIGTKALPTQEWEEMRQRVVQGGKNIIDLRGRSSFQSPAYLSIEMIAAAMGGKPFTWPVGTYVDNGTYNHIMMAMETTVDKNGVTVHPVSGTPEEKKELDQSYLHLCKLRDEVIQLGIIPPISKWKEINPNL from the coding sequence ATGGACTTTTTAACAGATGAAAAACTGGTAATTGTCGGCGCAGCCGGCATGATTGGGTCTAACATGGCACAGACAGCAGCCATGATGAGGCTTACACCTAACATATGCCTGTATGATACATACGCACCAGGACTCGAGGGGGTTGTTGAAGAAATGTACCACTGTGGGTTCAAGGGCATCAACTTTACGTTCACATCTGATATAGCAACCGCATTCAAGGATGCCAAATACATTGTATCTTCCGGAGGCGCAGCCAGAAAAGCCGGGATGACCCGAGAAGACCTGCTTAAAGGCAATGCCCAGATTGCCGAGCAGTTAGGCAAAGACATCCGAAGCTATTGCCCTGACGTGAAACATGTGGTCGTAGTATTCAATCCCGCCGATATCACAGGTTTGGTCACATTGATTTACTCCGGCTTGAAGCCCTCGCAGGTATCAACGCTCGCAGCTCTTGACAGCACCCGTCTGCGTAGCGAATTATCAAAATACTTCCACATCCCGGCCGATGAAATCGTCAACTCCCGTACTTACGGAGGCCATGGAGAACAGATGGCAGTATTTGCCTCTACCACCACCGTGGCCGGACAGCCACTTTCGGAGATTATCGGCACTAAGGCACTCCCCACACAGGAGTGGGAAGAAATGAGACAACGTGTCGTACAAGGCGGAAAGAACATAATCGACCTTCGTGGACGCTCTTCATTCCAGAGTCCCGCCTATCTGTCGATTGAAATGATTGCCGCAGCAATGGGTGGAAAGCCTTTCACCTGGCCTGTGGGGACCTACGTTGACAACGGCACCTACAACCACATAATGATGGCAATGGAGACTACTGTAGACAAAAATGGCGTGACAGTGCATCCCGTCAGTGGTACCCCTGAAGAAAAGAAAGAACTCGACCAGAGTTACCTCCATCTATGCAAGCTCCGCGACGAAGTAATCCAGCTCGGTATCATTCCGCCTATCAGCAAGTGGAAAGAAATCAACCCCAATCTATAA
- a CDS encoding cation diffusion facilitator family transporter, with the protein MNTTTQNHETHSCEHAHHAHHGHVHNISTDGDGRLKRAFKIGIWLNAGYVVLEALFGFMSDSMGLLSDAGHNLSDIFSLLVALVAFKVSKNKPTERFTYGFRRATVNASVVNAIILYVAVIFILVESVRKLFHPSDVEGDLVAWVAAAGVLINGITAWLFMKDSHGDLNVRGAFLHMAADALVSVGVVISGIVIMCTGWTLIDPIVGIVIALFIAYGSYGMLRESICLAFDGVPQGVDPIKVMSAISGIDGVVDVHHLHIWGISTTEVAMTVHVIVDDGASVDRVICDVRHLASGMGISHSTIEAETSENDCNSCSCG; encoded by the coding sequence ATGAATACAACGACGCAAAATCATGAGACCCACTCCTGCGAACATGCTCACCATGCACATCATGGGCATGTCCATAATATTTCGACGGATGGTGACGGACGCTTGAAGCGTGCATTTAAAATCGGCATATGGCTTAATGCCGGATATGTTGTACTTGAGGCGTTGTTTGGCTTTATGTCTGATTCGATGGGGCTTCTTTCTGATGCCGGACACAATCTGAGTGATATCTTTTCGCTCCTTGTGGCGCTTGTGGCTTTCAAAGTGTCAAAAAATAAGCCTACCGAGCGTTTTACTTATGGATTTCGTCGTGCTACAGTGAATGCCTCGGTTGTCAACGCTATTATATTATATGTTGCAGTAATTTTTATACTCGTTGAGAGCGTACGTAAATTGTTTCACCCATCGGACGTCGAAGGCGATCTTGTCGCGTGGGTGGCGGCGGCCGGTGTGCTGATTAATGGAATTACGGCATGGTTGTTTATGAAAGACAGCCATGGTGATCTCAATGTGCGTGGCGCTTTCCTTCATATGGCGGCCGATGCTCTTGTGTCGGTAGGAGTTGTAATCAGCGGGATTGTGATAATGTGCACCGGATGGACGCTTATAGACCCGATAGTCGGCATTGTGATTGCATTGTTCATCGCGTATGGTTCATATGGTATGCTTCGTGAAAGCATTTGCCTTGCGTTTGACGGAGTGCCGCAGGGGGTAGACCCCATAAAAGTCATGTCGGCGATTTCCGGGATTGATGGAGTTGTTGACGTGCATCATCTTCACATTTGGGGGATAAGTACGACCGAGGTAGCCATGACGGTACATGTAATTGTAGATGATGGAGCATCAGTAGACAGGGTAATCTGTGATGTGCGACATCTTGCGTCAGGGATGGGCATATCTCATTCCACCATTGAGGCGGAGACTTCTGAAAATGACTGCAATTCTTGTTCATGTGGATGA